GCCGCTGCTGGTGCTGGGGGCGTCGGAGGTGCTTCGCCGGTTTGAAGGGTGGCAGCGGTACCGCCCCGAGCGCGTCGGCGCGATGCTGACGTGGCTGGAGTCCCATGCGCGGCCCCTGCGTTCGGTGAATCCCTACGGCCTCTTCAGCGTGATGACGGTGCAGCGGCCGGAAATCCTCGTGGAGGGCTCCGACGACGGTGTGCAGTGGAAGGAATACTCCTTCCGCTACAAGGTGGGGGACCCGGCCCGGCCTCCCCGGCTGGTGGCTCCCCACCAGCCGCGGCTGGACTGGCAGATGTGGTTCGCCGCGCTCGGCTCGCCTCCTGGCTGGTTCGTCGCGTTCCTGGCCCGGCTGCTGGAGGGCTCGCCGGACGTCCTGGGCCTGCTGGCGAGCAACCCCTTCCCGGACCGGCCGCCTCGGATGGTGCGAGCGGTGCTGTACGACTACCGGATGACGGACGTGGCCGAGCGGCGGCGCACGGGCATCTGGTGGCGGCGGGAGCGGCTGGGCCTCTACGTGCCGCCCCTCTCGCTGGCGCCCGGGCCCCGGCCTCGTGGACGCATTCCCGCGCTGCAATGGCATGCCGGGGCGTGAGGCGGGTGGGGGCAGGCGTGCGGCCCTGAACCTCGAAGGCCCCTTTTCGTACGCCGCCGATGGGGTGGGGCTACAATGGGGGCTTCCCACCCATCTCCGCCGTCGTGACGCCGTGAAGACGCCGCGCATTCCTATTTGCCTCCCCCTTGTCGCCGTCATCGGGCTGCTGAGCGCCTGCGGGCCCACGCCCACCACCATGAAGCTGGAGCCGCTGGAGACGAAGTACCTCCGCACGCCTGGGCAGACCGTGAAGCTGGCCTACGAGGTCTTCGACGCGGAGGGCCAGCCCATGTCCAACCCGAAGCTGCGGTGGACCAGCTCCGCGCCGGACGTGGCGCAGGTCCAGGAAGGCTTGCTGACGGTGCGCAAGTCGGGGAAGACGACCATCGGCGCGACGGGTGGCAAGGTCCGCGCGGCGTTACCGCTGGAGCTGACCATCCTCAACTCGCTGGACGTGCGTGCCCCAGGCGCGGACTTCCTCGAGGTGGGGCGTGTCATCAAGCTGCGCGTGGTGGCGAGGAACGAGCAGGGCTCTTCGTTGCAGGACGCCATGCCCACGTTCCGCTCCTCGGATGAGACGGTGGCGCGGGTGGAGGACGGGCAACTGGTGGCCGTGCGCCCGGGCAAGGCGACCCTGAGCGCGACACTGGGGCACCTCAGCCGGCACATCGCGGTGCAGGTGGTGCCGGCGGACTTCGCGCGGCTGGGCCTCAACCTCACGCACCACGCCTTCCAGCGGAGGGGTCAGTCCGTGCAGCTCCAGGCGCGCGCCTTCAATCGCAGCGGCGTCGTGCTGGACACGGTGCCGCTGGAGTTCTTCACCTCGGACTCCGCCGTGGTGTCGGTGTCACCCGAAGGCCGCGTGACGGCGGTGGGCTCCGGGCGCGCGGTGGTGTCCGTGGTCGCCGGCCGGCGGCGGACGGCGGCGGAGTTCGTCGTCCCGTAGCGAGTCTTCCCCCGCGTCTACGGCTTCGGCGCCGCGGGAGCCTTCGACTTCGCCTTGGGCGTGGCAGGCGCTTTCTTGGTGGGGCGCTTGCGCTTCTTGTCCTCCGCGTCCTCCGGGCAGGGCGGACGCGGTCCGTCGCTCGGCGGCTGGATGGTGAAGTCGACGCGGCGGTTGAGCGCCATGCCTTCTTCCGTCGCGTTGTCCGCCAGCGGCCGTGAGCGGCCAAAGCCCTGTGAGCACAGCCGCTCCGCCGCCACGCCGCTCTCCACCAGGAAGCGCATGACGCTGGCCGCGCGGCGACGTGACAGGTCCAGGTTGTACGCATCGCTGGCGCGAGAGTCGGTGTGACCCTCGATGTGCACCCGGTCCGCCTCGGTGTTCTCGTTCATCACCCGAGCGACCTCCTCCAGGATGGGGAAGGACTCGGAGAGGATGATGTCCTGGTCGGTGGCGAAGTTGAGCTGCTCCAGGATGACAATCCGGTTGCCATCGCGGCGGGCCAGCGGGCACCCGTCCTTGCCGCGGCTGCCGGCGGGCTGGTCCGGGCACCGGTCGAGCCGGTCGACCACGCCGTCACCGTCCTTGTCCGTGTCCGGGCAGCCCATGTTGGCCACGGGGCCGGCCACGTCGGGGCACGCATCCGACTCGCCAATCACGCCGTCACCATCCGGGTCGATGGGCGGCGGCGGAGGCTCGGGCGGCTCCTTGAAGCGCTCCAGGGCCTCCCACTCGCGCGTCTTCGCCGGAATCCACAGGATGGACGTGAAGAAGCTCAGCGAGGGCGAGGCGATGGAGCAGCCGCAGCCCATACCGCCGCCGAACGTGAAGGTGAGGCCGGTGGAGCTGTACCAGCGCAGGCCGAAGAGCGCCTCCGCGGGGATCTGCCGGGGCTCATCGGGCTGCTTCTGCAATCCCACCGCGCCGTGCACCATGCCCACCGCGGTGACACCGCTGCCGCGGAGGATGGGGACCTCCGCGCCGACGCCGAAGGGCATCATGTCGCCCACGGACACGCCGCTGAAGACGCGGTCCGGGCGCTTCCAGAAGCCGCCGTTGAGCGCCAGGAGGATGCCGTTCTCGAAGCGGTAGTCCAGCACCAGGCCCGGGGCCCAGGTCAGCTCGCCGTCTCCGGCGAAGGCGTCCTGGGCGCCGGTGGGGAAGCTCACGTTGAGCGTCACCGCGCCGCCCCAGCCCTTGCCCTCGGCGGGCCGGCGCAGGCCCGGGATGGCCACCTTGCCGGTGAGCCGGAGGTCACCGAGCACGAAGCTCTCCACGCTCCCCTCGGTGCCGATGACCTCCAGGTTGGCGCCGCCCTGGGCGAGGATGAGCGGCATGTCCACGCCGACCTCGGCCCAGTCGAAGAGGCCAATGGTGGCCATGACGTCCAATTGAAGGCGGTTGCCGACCAGGTTGATCTTGCTCAGGTCTCCGCCTTCGGGAATCAGCGACAGGGGATTGAGCGAGTAGCTGAGGTACGGCCCGGCCGAGACGGACAGGTGTGACAGCGGACGCGACTGCTGCACCACGACCAGGTCCTGGGGCGCGCCGGACGGACGGAAGAGCTGCACGTTGAAGCGCGCGTCTGGCTGCGCAGTGGCGGTGGTGGACAACCCCAGCGCCACGATGAGGAACAGGTGCGAGGGCTTCATCGAGCAGGGCGCCGGGAGCGGAGGAACGTGAGACCCGCGGCGAGCAGTAGCAGGAAGGTGGTGCTTCCAGCGGGCGTGGCGTCGGCGGTGGTGCCGCAGCAGAAGGCGCCGCCTTGGGGCTCGGTGCCCGGCTTGCGGCGGCCGCGCTCGCACTCCATCGTCTTCGCGGAGCAGTGCTCCACGCCCAGGCAGTCTCCGCTGTCGGAGCAGGCGGTGGAGCAGGTGTTGGTCACGGTGTCGCAGGTGCCGCCGCAGGGGCAGTGGGCATCCGCGAAGCACTCCACGCAGGAGGTCCCGTCACAGACCGTTCCCGGCTCGCACGTCACCGCGCACGCGCCCGAGTTCTCACACGTGCGCGTGGTGGGGTTGCACACGCCGCTCCCGCAGTCCCCGTCATCCGTGCAGCCCACGCAGGTGCTGCCCTGCGTGGTGCCATTGGAGAGGCAGAAGGGGGTGTCACCACCGCAGGCGCCACAGCGGGGGCCGCAGTGCTTGTCCGTGGTGCAGGACGCGCATTCGCCACTGAGGCAGAACTGGCCGTCGCCACACTCCAGGTCGTTGCGACACTGGACGCAGACTTCGCCGTCGAGGCAGTAGGGGCGCTCGCCGGGGCACTTCACGCAGCCAGGGCCGCAGCTGTCGGCCGTGTTGCACGAAGGCACGCTGTCCACGCAGCGGCCGTTGGCGGTGTCGCACTGCTGTCCCTCGGCGCACTGGCTGCTGGTGGTGCACTCCACACAGGTCGGCGTGGCACCGGGCGTCAGTGCCATGCACTGGGTGCCGTTGGGGCAGCAGTTGCAGGAGTTGCCGGCGCACGAATCATTGGTGGCGCAGGGCGAGCAGACGTTGTCGGTGCAGGACTCGCCTTGAGGGCAGTGGGCGTCTTGCGTGCACTCGCGGCACTCGTGGATGTCGGTGGCGCAGACCTCGCCGTTGGTGCACTGGCTGTCGTTCTTGCACTCGACACATGTGAATGTTTCGGTGTCACAAGCGCCCGTGGCGCAGTCACTGTCTTCGTTGCAGCCGGTGCACTGGTTGGTTTCGAGGTCGCAGCGGCCGTTCGGGCACTGGCTGTCCTCGGTGCACTGCACGCACTGGGTGCGGCCGTTGAGGTTGGCGCAGTGGGGCGCGGACTCGCCGCAGGGGGAGCAGTCCTCGCCGCAGAAGAGCGAGGAGTCGCAGGGCGCGCAGAGGGCCGCTGCGTTGCAGTGGTAGAAAGAACCGCAGCCGCCAGTGCCTGGGATGTTCGCGAACTGGCGGTTGCACTGCTCGCAGCGGTTGATGTCGTCTGGGAAGGAGGGACGTCCGCCCTCTGTGTGGAAGAAGAGCTCTGGCGGAGCAAGGACGAAACCGGCTGTGTTGAGCTTGACGATGGGGTCGGTGCTGGCGCCACGCTCTGTATCTGGAAACGCACCGACGAACGTCGAGAGCTCAAGCGCAGAGTGCTCGCTGACCTGAGCGTAGAGGATCTCTACGGGATAGAGGCCCGGTCTCTCAAAGACCACGGTGTTGGTCGTGCGCCAGGACGCGATTCCGAGCTGCGGTGGCCGGTTGATGACCTGATAGGGCGTCTGGCTAAGGTCATAGATGACGAAGCTGACGGCATCGTCGGCATAGAACCCGAAGTGTAGAGGGACTTCCACCCACTGTGGTTGGACGTTGATGTATCCGCGAAATCGGGCGCCGAAGGACGAGAACGTTGGGTGTGGGGAGGCACATCCGCCTCTACCGCACGAACCAACGGAGTTCACGAAGTCGCCGTAGCTTGGCTGCTGAATCGTTGGGTCGTTTGGATCGCCTAGCGTGATGTTGTTCGAGAGGTCGAACAACGTGCGGAGTACGGAGGTGACGCGTCGCGGCCTGCTCGACTCCATGAACGCATTGAAGGTACCGGGGAATGTGGCCTCGCTCTGAGGGAAGTCCACGGCCGGAGTCGATGATGTGCTTGATGCCATGCACAACCCGGTGCCGACTGCTCCTGGCGAAGGAGCTACGGGAACCCCACGGATGCGGACAAGTTCTGGCGCCTTTTCGCCTGGCTCTGGCTGTGCCTGCGCAACACTGGCGAGGCACACCGTCAGGACAGTGAGCGCGGTACGCGCGATGCGGGACACGGGCGATTTCAAAGCCCCGCAACAATGCGGGATATCTCCCACAACCGCAATTCCGGCAACGTGCGGCTTTCCGCTACGACGTCGCAGGTCCTCCAGCGGTCGCTCAACGGCGGAGATTCAGTGGGCCGTTGCTACTCGGAATAGTTTGAAATGCAGGTCGCTCTGACTCAGACCCGCTTGCAGCTCACGTCCCCATCCTGGGAGCGGATGAACGCGGCGGTGAGTTCCGTGCCCAGGGCCGCGCACAGCACCTCGAAGGTCCGCCGCCGGGCGCCGCCAACCACAGACGGCTGACTGGCCAGTGTCTCGGGATGTCGCACGAAGATGTTGTAGCCCACGATGCAGCCATCCGCGCGGAGCACGGTGATGCCATCGGTGGCCATCATTCCCCGCAGCAACTGCGCGGCGGCGCGCACGGCGGTGCC
This genomic stretch from Myxococcus virescens harbors:
- a CDS encoding Ig-like domain-containing protein gives rise to the protein MKTPRIPICLPLVAVIGLLSACGPTPTTMKLEPLETKYLRTPGQTVKLAYEVFDAEGQPMSNPKLRWTSSAPDVAQVQEGLLTVRKSGKTTIGATGGKVRAALPLELTILNSLDVRAPGADFLEVGRVIKLRVVARNEQGSSLQDAMPTFRSSDETVARVEDGQLVAVRPGKATLSATLGHLSRHIAVQVVPADFARLGLNLTHHAFQRRGQSVQLQARAFNRSGVVLDTVPLEFFTSDSAVVSVSPEGRVTAVGSGRAVVSVVAGRRRTAAEFVVP
- the traB gene encoding outer membrane exchange protein TraB, with the translated sequence MKPSHLFLIVALGLSTTATAQPDARFNVQLFRPSGAPQDLVVVQQSRPLSHLSVSAGPYLSYSLNPLSLIPEGGDLSKINLVGNRLQLDVMATIGLFDWAEVGVDMPLILAQGGANLEVIGTEGSVESFVLGDLRLTGKVAIPGLRRPAEGKGWGGAVTLNVSFPTGAQDAFAGDGELTWAPGLVLDYRFENGILLALNGGFWKRPDRVFSGVSVGDMMPFGVGAEVPILRGSGVTAVGMVHGAVGLQKQPDEPRQIPAEALFGLRWYSSTGLTFTFGGGMGCGCSIASPSLSFFTSILWIPAKTREWEALERFKEPPEPPPPPIDPDGDGVIGESDACPDVAGPVANMGCPDTDKDGDGVVDRLDRCPDQPAGSRGKDGCPLARRDGNRIVILEQLNFATDQDIILSESFPILEEVARVMNENTEADRVHIEGHTDSRASDAYNLDLSRRRAASVMRFLVESGVAAERLCSQGFGRSRPLADNATEEGMALNRRVDFTIQPPSDGPRPPCPEDAEDKKRKRPTKKAPATPKAKSKAPAAPKP
- the traA gene encoding outer membrane exchange protein TraA — encoded protein: MGDIPHCCGALKSPVSRIARTALTVLTVCLASVAQAQPEPGEKAPELVRIRGVPVAPSPGAVGTGLCMASSTSSTPAVDFPQSEATFPGTFNAFMESSRPRRVTSVLRTLFDLSNNITLGDPNDPTIQQPSYGDFVNSVGSCGRGGCASPHPTFSSFGARFRGYINVQPQWVEVPLHFGFYADDAVSFVIYDLSQTPYQVINRPPQLGIASWRTTNTVVFERPGLYPVEILYAQVSEHSALELSTFVGAFPDTERGASTDPIVKLNTAGFVLAPPELFFHTEGGRPSFPDDINRCEQCNRQFANIPGTGGCGSFYHCNAAALCAPCDSSLFCGEDCSPCGESAPHCANLNGRTQCVQCTEDSQCPNGRCDLETNQCTGCNEDSDCATGACDTETFTCVECKNDSQCTNGEVCATDIHECRECTQDAHCPQGESCTDNVCSPCATNDSCAGNSCNCCPNGTQCMALTPGATPTCVECTTSSQCAEGQQCDTANGRCVDSVPSCNTADSCGPGCVKCPGERPYCLDGEVCVQCRNDLECGDGQFCLSGECASCTTDKHCGPRCGACGGDTPFCLSNGTTQGSTCVGCTDDGDCGSGVCNPTTRTCENSGACAVTCEPGTVCDGTSCVECFADAHCPCGGTCDTVTNTCSTACSDSGDCLGVEHCSAKTMECERGRRKPGTEPQGGAFCCGTTADATPAGSTTFLLLLAAGLTFLRSRRPAR